The Toxotes jaculatrix isolate fToxJac2 chromosome 21, fToxJac2.pri, whole genome shotgun sequence genome includes a region encoding these proteins:
- the tomm22 gene encoding mitochondrial import receptor subunit TOM22 homolog, whose amino-acid sequence MAAIEELSPAAGPVSTRPPEDEIDDDEDEDLDETLMERLWGLTEMFPDTVRSAAEVSAQCSVSLVKKFYSFSRSALWVGTTSFMILVLPVVFETERLQLEQQQLQQQRQILLGPNTGMSGGMPGMMPPAPGKM is encoded by the exons ATGGCCGCAATCGAGGAGCTTTCCCCCGCTGCGGGCCCGGTGTCTACCCGGCCCCCCGAGGACGagattgatgatgatgaagatgaggat CTGGATGAGACATTAATGGAGAGGTTGTGGGGCCTGACAGAGATGTTTCCTGACACAGTGCGCTCAGCTGCTGAGGTGTCTGCACAGTGCTCCGTCTCACTGGTTAAGAAGTTTTACAG TTTTTCCCGCTCTGCACTCTGGGTGGGTACTACCTCCTTCATGATCCTGGTGCTGCCTGTGGTGTTTGAGACAGAAAGGctacagctggagcagcagcagttacagcagcagagacag ATCCTTTTGGGGCCCAACACTGGAATGTCTGGTGGTATGCCGGGCATGATGCCTCCCGCGCCTGGCAAGATGTGA
- the dmc1 gene encoding meiotic recombination protein DMC1/LIM15 homolog, whose translation MKATEDQVVEDDTGFQDEEESFFQDIDLLLKHGINMADIKKLKSVGICTVKGIQMTTRRALCNVKGLSEAKVEKIKEAAGKMLNVGFQTAFEYGVKRKQVFHITTGSQEFDKLLGGGIESMAITEAFGEFRTGKTQLSHTLCVTAQLPGEDGYSGGKVIFIDTENTFRPDRLRDIADRFNVDHDAVLDNVLYARAYTSEHQMELLDFVAAKFHEEGGVFKLLIIDSIMALFRVDFSGRGELAERQQKLAQMLSRLQKISEEYNVAVFVTNQMTADPGAGMTFQADPKKPIGGHILAHASTTRISLRKGRGEMRIAKIFDSPDMPENEATFAISTGGVTDAKE comes from the exons atgaaagctACAGAGGATCAGGTTGTTGAAGATGATACTGGTTTCCAGGATGAGGAG GAGTCCTTCTTCCAAGACATTGACCTGCTGCTGAAACATGGGATT AATATGGCAGACATCAAAAAGCTGAAGTCAGTGGGGATCTGCACTGTGAAAGGGATCCAGATGACTACGCGCAGGGCTCTGTGTAACGTCAAGGGCCTGTCGGAggcaaaagtggaaaaaatcAAGGAAGCTGCAGGGAAAATGCTG AATGTTGGTTTCCAGACCGCCTTTGAGTACggtgtgaagaggaagcaggtGTTCCACATCACGACCGGGAGCCAAGAGTTCGA TAAACTTTTGGGTGGAGGTATAGAGAGCATGGCTATCACAGAAGCATTTGGAG AGTTCCGCACGGGGAAAACCCAGCTGTCTCACACACTTTGCG TCACTGCTCAGCTGCCAGGTGAGGATGGCTACTCAGGAGGGAAAGTCATCTTCATTGACACAGAGAACACCTT TCGtccagacagactgagagacatCGCTGACAGGTTTAACGTGGACCATGATGCTGTGCTGGACAACGTGCTTTACGCCCGGGCCTATACCA GTGAACACCAGATGGAGCTGTTGGACTTTGTTGCAGCCAAATTCCACGAGGAAGGAGGAGTGTTCAAACTGTTg ATCATCGACTCCATCATGGCTTTGTTCAGAGTAGACTTTTCTGGGCGAGGAGAGCTGGCTGAGCGGCAGCAGAAACTAGCCCAGATGCTTTCCAGGCTGCAAAAAATCTCTGAAG AGTACAATGTAGCTGTGTTCGTCACCAACCAAATGACAGCTGATCCTGGAGCAGGAATGAC ATTTCAAGCTGATCCCAAGAAGCCAATTGGTGGCCACATCCTGGCCCATGCCTCCACCACACGGATCAGCTTGAGGAAAGGACGTGGAGAGATGAGGATTGCCAAGATATTTGACAG TCCCGACATGCCAGAGAATGAGGCCACTTTTGCCATCTCCACTGGAGGAGTTACTGATGCCaaagagtga